In Leptospira bouyouniensis, the sequence TCATTACAATCTTTGTTATTATATGGTGCAGCTGAATACCAGATTGGTAACTGGAGTATTGCCAAATCAATTTGGGAATCTATCATCAATTCCAAAACAACATATGCAATAGAGGAAAAGATCTATTATCGAAATGCATTGTTTAATTTGAGTATTTTGTCATCTCAAAGAAACAATGCTGAGCAATCGGAGTCGTATTACAAACAATATGTAAAACTTACTCCTTACGGACAAATTCTAACATTGCCATCTAATGTGAATTTTGAAATCGGCAATCCTATTTATCCTTATACTTGGTACATACCAAATCATCATCTATTTTCTGATTTAGAAGAAAAAACCATCAGGTCTTATACTGGGCGATATTTATTCCAAACTCAAGATGAAGAAATCCGTGCTAGAACATATGAAAATCGTTTAGAAGATACAAATTTGATTTTAGATGATCTTTTGAATCCAAATGCATATCTCTCTAAGTCAATGCACATGCTTAGAAAATCATTGTTTGGTGATCTAAAGGTTTATGATCGTGGTAACCAAGTTGTTTTTTTGGATATTGGCCCTGCACTCAACCATCCAGAATACCCAGGTGTGACTTCCCAAGCTGTCGCAAAACATTTTCCAAAAATGGAAGTGGTATTATGGGAATTACCAGGAGAAGTTGATTTATTTTTAAAAAAAGTAAAACCTGAGCTCAAAGAAAAATTATATGGTTTTTCAAATATTAGGATTCTTTCTGCAGATGGAGTTGGTGATTTCCAAACAGAATACAATGACCCAAACCATTGGATCCTTCGAAATCGTCCTATCCCTAACCTAAAAAATAAAACCATAGTGATTCGTGCCGCCAATTCCATTGATATCTATGAACCATTTACAAAAATTTTACCTCATTTTGTAAATCTAGGGAAGGAATTGAAAGAGAATCCAGTATTGTATTTTTTCAATCGTAGTATCCTGCTCAAACCAAAAGGGAAAGAAAAGTTTATCTTGATTGGAAACCAATCCATACGAGGATTCCATCATAATTTCCAAAGCTTAGATCGTAACGGAGAACCTCCGTATTCCATCCTTCCATTTAGTATCAGTGAAGAGGTGATGCCATGATTTCGATTGAAATTGACTTCTTATTCTTTTTTGTATCTTTATTTTTTTTATACCGATGTTTGTTTTCCATAGCGAATAGGGAAAATAAAAGTTTGTTGCTCACATATTGGATGGGTATCATCATCCTTACGTTTATTTCGATTCACTCACTGTCTCGATGGGGTATTTCTGTCTTTGGATGGGAAACAAAATCTATTTTTCTTTTATTAACCAAATCAAATTTGGTTTTATATTTTGTTTATCAATTATTAGAAGAGAGAATATTTTTATACCGACGTACAATTGGTTTTTTAATCACCTTTTGCCTTTTTCTTTTTCTAGGTACTTTTTTCTATTGGATACAAATGTTTCAGGTTGAGATCCGTGCGGAAGATACTTCACGTATTTTACCATTCACCATTGCAATTGGTGCCTTTGTTTGGTCTAGGGAAATGTTTTGGCCAAATTTGAAGCTACTTGAATTAAAGTTAGGAGATGAGAAGGAGCCGAAGTTGGCATTCTTATTCCTTCCGTGTTTTCTTTATGTTTTAACTCCTTTCTCGACAAACTATGGTTTTATTGAAGTATTGTCATCCGCTGTTGTGATTGGAATTTCGTCCTTTGTTGGGTTTACACTTGTTTCTTTGATCCTAAAGGTATCAATCCCAGATGAAGCTGAAATTGGGGTGTGGATTGGAACTATCGCTTTTTCTTCCTCGTTTGGTGCCGACCTTCTTGTTTGTATACCCATGGCTTTTTTTGTTGGTGCTTTTGCTCGTGGATTTTACTTCTATTTGGACCAATTGAATTGGACAGTATCTGGGAAACGGGGAGTTGTTTGCTTTTTGTTCCCTTCTATCATTGCTATCTTTTTGCCTTTTTTAGTGCTCGAACCAAAGGATTGGTTACACTCACCCTACGTATTGTTAGGGGTACAAATTCTTTATTTTTTGAGTTTTTATCTGGTTTCGAGTTTGGTATTTGGAATTCTACTTCTCCTCAAACCAAAGTCAGAATAATTTTTTCAAAAAACAATCGACAGTGAATTTTTTGCTGTCGATAGTATTACCGTGACCCAATCTCCGGATTTCAAATACATCATTACGGATGACCCCTTTTTTGAAGGCAAAATTGCCGATTATTCTAAAAAACTAAAAACAAATGTTCTAACACTTTCGGCCCTTTTGACAACTGATTTTGATTCGCAAGGCAAGATCATCAAAGTACTATTTTACATCTCTCGATATGAGCTGGAAAATAAACACAAAGAAATCCATCAATTTTTAAAAGAACATCCAACAATTATGTCGAACATCATTGTTCGTGCCCCTATCGACTACACTGGTTATATGGCATTATCCATTGAAGAAGATTTGTTTTTCACGAATGTACCTGACGATGCTCCACTTGTATTCTTAATTAAAAATCTTATTAATGCTTTTACTAGCTTACAAATGATCGTTGATAAGTTTGAACTTCAAAAACGTATCAATGTTTCTACCAATGAAATTTCAAAACTAACAAAAATTGGAATCAGTCTTGCGAATGAAAAAGATTTTACAAAATTACTACGTGATATTTTAAATTCGGCACGTGAGATATCTAATTCTGATTCTGGTTCATTGTATTTGGTAGAAAAGGATGAACGTGGAAATCCAAGAAATCTAAGATTTAAAATTTCTGCTTTGGATTTGAATAGTGATGAATTCATTTTACCTATTAATAAAAAAAGTATCGCTGGTTACGTTGCATACACTGGAAAACAACTAAATATTCCAAACGTTTACGAACTCTCAGGTAAAGAGGAATATAAGTTTAACAGTGATTTTGATCGAATGAGTAATTATTACTCTAAATCAATGTTAGTTGTACCCATGAAAGACCATCATGATGAAGTAGTGGGTGTGATCCAACTCATCAACAGAAAAAAGAATTTTCAAACCAAACTCACATTGGATGAAATGAAATCAAATTCTGTTTTGGATTATGACAAATATTCAGAGGAATTAGTAATGGCGGTAGCTGGACAAGCTGCTGTTGCCATTCAAAACAATAATTTGGTTCATGACATTGAAACTTTGTTTGAAGGTTTTGTCACTGCAAGTGTATCTGCAATTGAATCAAGGGACCCTACAACTTCAGGTCATTCCTTTCGAGTTGCACAATATACCGTTGGACTTGCTGAATCTGTGAATAATGTGCAGGTTGGACGTTTTAAAGATGTCAATTTTAATGAATCGCAAATCAAAGAAATTCGATATGCTTCCCTGTTACATGATTTTGGGAAAGTAGGGGTTAGAGAAAAAGTTTTAGTCAAAGCTAAAAAATTGGAAGACTATGAGTTAGATCTCATTCGATGGAGATTCCAATTTATATTAAAGGATGTGGAAGCAAAACTTGCCCAGAAAAAAATAGAATACTTAAAAAAACATGGTAACAATGGTTATCCGCAGTTTGAAAAATCAATCCAATTGGAATATGCCTTAGAAAAGGAAAAATTGGAAGAGATGGTTCGTGTGATCACTGATTCCAATGAACCCACCATTTTGGAAGAAGGGAATTCAAACTTTTTAGAAGAAATTTCAAAGATGAGTTACCACACAACGGATGGAAACCAGTTGAATTTACTTTTACCAAAAGAGTTTGGATTTTTGTCTATAAGGCGAGGTTCACTTGATTTCGAAGAACGAAGGGAAATTGAATCTCACGTAGAACATACGTTCCAATTTTTATCTAAAATTCCTTGGACTCGTGAATTAAAAATGGTTCCAAGCATTGCCCATGGTCACCACGAAAAATTGAACGGTTCTGGATACCCAAGAGGTTTGTCCGCAGTAGAAATCCCTGTTCAGGCAAAAATGATGGCGATTGCTGATATTTTCGATGCCTTAACGGACCAAGACCGACCATATAAAAAAGCAGTGCCACTAGACCGAGCTTTTGATATTTTAAAGATGGAAGTAAGAGACCAACATATCGATGGTGATTTGTTGGACCTTTTCATTGAAAGCAAAGCATACGAAAAAATTCAGCACAAACGATAAAAAAACCCGAAAAAAAGTTCGTCTTTTTAAGCACCTCCGAAACTTGTGTGTCTAAGCATTAGGAGGAGACATGTACCAAACTCTAAAAGGTCGCACGGTAATCATAACAGGAATCACGGATGCGTCATCACTCGCACTTATCATTGCAAAAGAATGTAAAGACCAAGGTGCAAAACTAATTTGTACAGGACTCGGCAAAACCCCGTTCCACAAAAATTTATCAGAAAATAGTATCAATTTTTTAGACCGTACTTATTCTGATTTCCAAAACACCGTCAAAAAAGAGTTAGGTGAAGATGTTGTTACATTCCCTTTAGATGTAACCATTCAAGAGAGTATTGATTCATTTGCAGATTTTCTAAAGGAAAAAAATGAATCTGTCCATTCTTTATTACATTCGATCGCGATGGATAAAACCATTCGCCAAGGAAAAGTAAAACCAATCATGACAGTTTCACGCGAAGAATTTATGGATGCAATGAACGTATCTTCCTTTTCGCTACTTGCCATTGTCCAAAGCCTTTACAATCGTAATCTTTTGCCAAATGGTGCTTCTATTGTCGCTCTCAGTTATTTAGGAGCTGAAAAAGTTGTGGTCCATCCTTATAAGAACATTGGTGTTGCTAAGGCTGCTTTAGAACGACTTGTGAAAGAAATGGCAATGGAGTTAGGGAAAGAAAAAGAAATCCAAGTGAATGCCATTCGATTTTCTCCTTATCGCGCAAGTAAAGCAGGTTCAGCGATCGAAGGTTTAGAGGAAGCTGAAATTCATTGTCAGACATCATCTCCTCTTGGAAATGCGAAAGCTAAGGATCTGGCAGAAGAAGTTTGTTATTTATTTCGTCCATCCAATCGAATCACAGGTGAGATTCGGCATGTGGATGGAGGATATCATATTAGAGGTTAAATTTTAAGGAGTCACGTTTCCAAATGTCGCATTTAATAGAGCGACAAAATGGTTTCCACGCTCTTCAAAATTTTTGTACAAATCAAAACTTGCTCCTGCCGGTGAAAATATCACTGTCAGGTTTTTTTCCTTACTAAGTTTGCTTTCCTCAACTAGCAGCTTTTCGATATTCATTTTTAATTCTAAAACAAGTATATCTAAAGTATCAAAATAAGATACAGGAATCCCTGTTTTGTTTAAATCTTCTAACCAAACCTCTTTAGCCTTTCCATAAACATAAAGTGGGCATTCTAATTCTTTCCAACGTTTGATAAAAGGTTCAATTGGTTCTTCTTTTGGTATCCCACCTAATATAAGTAGAAGTGGATCACCCTTTTGAAATCCCGAAATCCCGGATAACATGGAATGTAAGTTTGTTGACTTTGAATCATTAATAAAACGAAGCGATTTATATTTTGGATCTAGATTTTTGATCTCGACCGATTGAAATCTGTGGGGTAGTCCTTGGAAAGTTTCCAATTGAGCTTGGATCTCTTCTGGACTTATTCCTACCACTTCTGCAAGTGCAATTGCAAAACACAAATTCATCAAATTATGTTTTCCTTTTAATGGAAACCGAGATGCATCGTATACGTGACTTGGTGTATGAACTAAATCTGGATTCAAACTCACATAGTAAGATTCATTCTCGCCGACACAATGAAGGTTAGGATTTTTTGGTTTTGTGAAAGTAGTGTAAGTAAAAAAAGAGGGATTTATAAAACAATTATGCTTTTTGTCTGCTAAATTTTGGATTTTCCATTTGGCTTCCGCATATGATTCCATCGTTTTATGTCTTTCCAAATGGTCAGAAGCAAGATTCAAAATTGCTGAAGCCGTTAATTTTAAGTTAGGTGAGTCATCTAATTGGTAACTCGATAACTCTAAAACAACAATATCTAATTTCTCCAAACAAAATGATGTAAATGGGATTCCAATATTCCCTCCCATTTTTGAATTTGGGAATTTTTTTTGGATAAGATGGAAAGCCAAGGCAGTTGTTGTTGATTTCCCATCCGTTCCAGTGATCCCGATGGCCGTACCTTGGAAAAAGATCCTTGCCAGAGATATTTCACTGAGAATCGGTATCTTCTTTTGTTTTGCTACAAGTAAGATAGGATGATCCGGTAATACCCCCGGACTTTTGATGATACACTCAATTCCTGATAAAACAGTATGTGGCTCATTATCGGACAAAACTTGATGGTAAATTGTATGGTTTGCTTTTTCAGGGAAACGATCAGAAAGTGTTACTTTTTTTCCGAGAGAAGAGAGGAGTTTGGCAGAGGAATCTCCTGATGAGCCTCCACCCAAAATGAGGAAAGAATGGAGATTTTGTATGGCCTGAGGGGTCGGGAGTGTTTCAGAAAACATTGATTGACACTCCGCTAAAATACGATGATTTTGTAAAATCATATCAGGTTGGGTAAATCGGTGCTGAAACACGAAGTGAAAGACGGAAAACTAGTCGTTTATCTGGAAGGTCGATTGGACGTATCTGTGGCAAATGAAGTGGAAGAGGGACTTACAGAACTTATT encodes:
- a CDS encoding enoyl-ACP reductase FabI; the encoded protein is MYQTLKGRTVIITGITDASSLALIIAKECKDQGAKLICTGLGKTPFHKNLSENSINFLDRTYSDFQNTVKKELGEDVVTFPLDVTIQESIDSFADFLKEKNESVHSLLHSIAMDKTIRQGKVKPIMTVSREEFMDAMNVSSFSLLAIVQSLYNRNLLPNGASIVALSYLGAEKVVVHPYKNIGVAKAALERLVKEMAMELGKEKEIQVNAIRFSPYRASKAGSAIEGLEEAEIHCQTSSPLGNAKAKDLAEEVCYLFRPSNRITGEIRHVDGGYHIRG
- a CDS encoding HD family phosphohydrolase produces the protein MTVTQSPDFKYIITDDPFFEGKIADYSKKLKTNVLTLSALLTTDFDSQGKIIKVLFYISRYELENKHKEIHQFLKEHPTIMSNIIVRAPIDYTGYMALSIEEDLFFTNVPDDAPLVFLIKNLINAFTSLQMIVDKFELQKRINVSTNEISKLTKIGISLANEKDFTKLLRDILNSAREISNSDSGSLYLVEKDERGNPRNLRFKISALDLNSDEFILPINKKSIAGYVAYTGKQLNIPNVYELSGKEEYKFNSDFDRMSNYYSKSMLVVPMKDHHDEVVGVIQLINRKKNFQTKLTLDEMKSNSVLDYDKYSEELVMAVAGQAAVAIQNNNLVHDIETLFEGFVTASVSAIESRDPTTSGHSFRVAQYTVGLAESVNNVQVGRFKDVNFNESQIKEIRYASLLHDFGKVGVREKVLVKAKKLEDYELDLIRWRFQFILKDVEAKLAQKKIEYLKKHGNNGYPQFEKSIQLEYALEKEKLEEMVRVITDSNEPTILEEGNSNFLEEISKMSYHTTDGNQLNLLLPKEFGFLSIRRGSLDFEERREIESHVEHTFQFLSKIPWTRELKMVPSIAHGHHEKLNGSGYPRGLSAVEIPVQAKMMAIADIFDALTDQDRPYKKAVPLDRAFDILKMEVRDQHIDGDLLDLFIESKAYEKIQHKR
- the murD gene encoding UDP-N-acetylmuramoyl-L-alanine--D-glutamate ligase, coding for MFSETLPTPQAIQNLHSFLILGGGSSGDSSAKLLSSLGKKVTLSDRFPEKANHTIYHQVLSDNEPHTVLSGIECIIKSPGVLPDHPILLVAKQKKIPILSEISLARIFFQGTAIGITGTDGKSTTTALAFHLIQKKFPNSKMGGNIGIPFTSFCLEKLDIVVLELSSYQLDDSPNLKLTASAILNLASDHLERHKTMESYAEAKWKIQNLADKKHNCFINPSFFTYTTFTKPKNPNLHCVGENESYYVSLNPDLVHTPSHVYDASRFPLKGKHNLMNLCFAIALAEVVGISPEEIQAQLETFQGLPHRFQSVEIKNLDPKYKSLRFINDSKSTNLHSMLSGISGFQKGDPLLLILGGIPKEEPIEPFIKRWKELECPLYVYGKAKEVWLEDLNKTGIPVSYFDTLDILVLELKMNIEKLLVEESKLSKEKNLTVIFSPAGASFDLYKNFEERGNHFVALLNATFGNVTP